A window of Garra rufa chromosome 6, GarRuf1.0, whole genome shotgun sequence genomic DNA:
aaatcaagctctgctggccgctttcagaaggccggcccgcccaaaaaaggtgggcacatgaaaaacgacctccttcgagccggagtcgaaccagcaaCCTAAGGattgtgtggtcttgcattgtaaccgttatctcaaggaaaaacagcctatcgctggtctgtcaaggtacagaaatgaaaaaattatgagattagcaatgaaactgagacgcggttataaccggataagttgctgatttttggctagtttggatttcatttcgtgtccaactttttctcaaagcccgggtggcacgtaggaatagggcaacaattcggcaaggccgtgacatcaaaaccaaactgcattacgcaaaaagcagagcacgagccagccaggagtcgaacctagaatcttctgatccgtagtcagacgcgttatccattgcgccactggcccaccgcatgAGTGACCTCGTGCttccgcccgacttgttggttttcgacgtgacagaagcctgtattgctgtctgcatgttctcatgctattagcaggccaacaCTAGGTCAGCTCTttcctggtggtctagtggttaggattcggcgctctcaccgccgcggcccgggttcgattcccggtcagggaatgctcttttgcccccctcccccccaacggtggactgtgaaatcaagctctgctggccgctttcagaaggccggccccccaaaaaaggtgggcacatgaaaaacgacctccttcgagccggagtcgagcCAGCGACCTAAGCCTGGGGGACCTCGTACTTGCGCCCGACTtcttggttttcgacgtgacagaagcctgtattgctgtctgcttgttctcatgctattagcaggccagcattagatcagctcttccctggtggtcttgtggttaggattcggcgctctcaccgccccGCTTTCAGAAAGCCGGCCCCcgcaaaaaaggtgggcacatgaaaatcgacctccttcgagccggagtcgaaccagcgacctaaggattgccaacgctccacctacagtcctccgctttaccagctgagctatcgaaggcacggatctgtggggtcacaacctcggcctattaggtttctgcaactcgactgctggccaaaaaacagctttcgacgcaggaagacgtgcgccccgttcgaagagggaagcaaagaggaacccgccttcccataccgggagtcgaaccggggccgcctgggtgaaaaccaggaatcctgactgctagaccatatgggaactggtcagtgaaagccttgtccgggtaaaaaaaaagattccaaaaatactcacgccacgcattcgaaaaaacaagcgtggtcttgcattgtaaccgttatctcaaggaaaaacagcctatcgccggtctgtcaaggtacagaaatgaaaaaatcacgagattaacaatgaaactgagatgcggttttaaccggatatttcgtgtccaactttttctcaaagcccggatggcacgtaggaatagggcaacaattcagcaagccgtgacatcaaaaccaaactgcattacgcaaaaagcggtGCTCGAGCAAGCCAGGAGTCGAACATAGAATCTTCTGATCTGTAGTCAGACGTGTTATCCATTGTACCACTGGCCCATAGCGGAGCGCGAGCCAGCCagaagtcgaacctagaatcttttgatccgtagtcagacgtgtTATCCATTGCACCACTGGACCACAGCGGAGCaagagccagccaggagtcgaacctagaatcttctgatccgtagtcagacgcgttatccattgcgccactggcgcaccacctgggggacctcgtgcttgcgcccgacttgttggttttcgacgtgacagaagcctgtattgctgtctgctttttctcatgctattagcaggccagcagcagatcagctcttccctggtggtctagtggttaggattcggcgctctcgcgGNNNNNNNNNNNNNNNNNNNNNNNNNNNNNNNNNNNNNNNNNNNNNNNNNNNNNNNNNNNNNNNNNNNNNNNNNNNNNNNNNNNNNNNNNNNNNNNNNNNNNNNNNNNNNNNNNNNNNNNNNNNNNNNNNNNNNNNNNNNNNNNNNNNNNNNNNNNNNNNNNNNNNNNNNNNNNNNNNNNNNNNNNNNNNNNNNNNNNNNNNNNNNNNNNNNNNNNNNNNNNNNNNNNNNNNNNNNNNNNNNNNNNNNNNNNNNNNNNNNNNNNNNNNNNNNNNNNNNNNNNNNNNNNNNNNNNNNNNNNNNNNNNNNNNNNNNNNNNNNNNNNNNNNNNNNNNNNNNNNNNNNNNNNNNNNNNNNNNNNNNNNNNNNNNNNNNNNNNNNNNNNNNNNNNNNNNNNNNNNNNNNNNNNNNNNNNNNNNNNNNNNNNNNNNNNNNNNNNNNNNNNNNNNNNNNNNNNNNNNNNNNNNNNNNNNNNNNNNNNNNNNNNNNNNNNNNNNNNNNNtattactaatcaaaaataaaaatatatttacggtaggaaatgtacaaaatatattcatgaaacatgatctttactcaatattgtaattattttgacaaaagaaaaatttataattttgacccatacaatgtattttttggctattgctatataaatatatatatatatatatatatataaattctattCCCTCAATAGGTCTCATTTTAAACTGCAGTGCAAGCTGTGTTAATATTTGCTTTTCCTGATGCCGTCGGTGTGTGCAAAAATAATCCACAATAAATAGTACTTTTAAAATATTGCCTACACTCAGAAAAAGCAATGTGAATAAGTGGaggaaaataaaatgtatcagcaGAGGTATGAAATGCTGTTCAGCACACCTGGAGTCATAATAATTTGACAGATACCGCTAAGAGAGACTGAACTATTGGAATGATGACCTATAGAAACAGCCTTTCTCACAATCTAATAACTCTCTTACACGTTTATAACACACAAAGGCTGAAGTGCGAGAGCTGTCAAAATACAGTTTATTGTGGCGTACGGACTGGTATAATAATGTCCGATACAATCAAGTGAATCTCAATAGCAGGCCAGCGGTAGTTGGCTGGATTTGTGGTGTAAATTGCTGCCCTTAATGGGGCAAGTCAACATGGGTGTGTGTTTATAATAAACAGAAGGCTTTGAAATGATAATCACTGTGCCAGGCCTAATTATGGTCATTTTGGGTCATTCAGAGGCCAAGTacttctgtgcctctcctctgtCTCACTcagtgttaaatgtgtgttaatgTGTGATCCCGCAGGACTGTGATATTCTGTGGTGGGATGCATTCTGCACTGAGTTCTTTGAAGAAGATGCCACACTGACTCTCTCCTTCTGCCTGGAGGAGGGACCAAAGACGTACAGTAAGTGTGTGCAGCAGAGCCATAACCGGAATAGACTAACTATGTGTGCCATAACTGCCATATATTCATAGATGTTCGGAAGGTGGGTTTTAGTGGTAGATTCTTGGAACCCCATATATTTAACATTTGGTTGGGTCAATGGTGtttttttgcaaatgtttttaatttcagACATAAAATTGTAtgagcacaaaataaaaaagggtGATTTAACTGTTGAAATATCATAGtaaaagaatagaaaaaaggATGATATTGTATTCTTTAACTTAATCTTGTATTGTTATTTCTTGGggaaaatattgtaataaaactgcTGCCCtgcttattaatttattaaataatattgcataaagggggaaaaaagaaaacagaaaattaTATCATAGAGGACCCATGCAGACCCTCATGACTGTGTGTCAGCGTTgataagattttaatgtttttgaactaACGTGGAAGGTTAGTTCAGCTTATAAAATATCATGTGGAGCGAAAAATggatatatatataatgatgaattagagctgcaaaacgattagtcgtgattaatcaattcaaaataaaaaaagtttgcatactttatgtgtgtgtactttgtatatttattattgtgtatataaatatacatacacaaacacattaatacacacacatacatgcatatataaagaaaaaacatgatttatatgtaagaaatttatatataatataaattatatacaaatgtttacatacaaatacatacaatacATACAGATATCTTATAATATGcacatatatgtgtgtgcatttgtatatacataataaatatatacagtgcacacacatatagtatgcaaataaacttttattttaaatcaattaatCGCAACTAATCGTTTGGCAGCTCTGAGTACTATTTTTTCTCTTTAAACTATTTTGAAAATAATGACTCAGATATGTATTCGAAACATTCAAATATAGTgtgtaaaatatatgttttacttttcatttttaaatgtattacattttgtaAAAGGCAGagatagatgctatttacactaagtgcaaatagctataTATTCCATTTGCATTATgttaaaatagcaggattttctgctAATTGCAAATAGTggcaattatctgcacctcagtattgtagtacattataaaacagtatgcaataataacacactgagtgtaaattataacatttaactcaaattattaaatggatgccACCATATTGGGTAAACGAAGCCCTTCCGTAACCCTACccaatactttattttcaactttttgattatttccatcatttttattgaaaataaatgccattCCGAtgtgatatgagatttgaaaaggaagaaaaaaTTTGGCAAAAGGGGGATTCACACTGGGGTTGTGTGAAAAAGACTACAGCATGCGCTTTACCATCTACACCACTGGAACCAATGTTTGACAGtcatcttttgtagtgttgactagccCAATCACATGTCGGTGGGTCGGAgatagtgtaaatagcctctgccaacaaggtaACTAAATACACAgtttttgaaaatataaaacCACTATAAATGCAGTGAGTAAGAACTTGGCACATATGCTTTCAACAAGATTTTTAAGGACATTTGCTTAGTTACATCCTTGAGTTAGTTTTTCAGTGAATATTGTAAACTTCAAAATATGATAAAATCATGGTACACACTTGATTAAAGATtacttattattaaaaaataagataaGATCTGtgagcatatatgtgaccctggaccacaaaaccagtcgtaaggatacatttttttaaattttatatattatctgaaagttgtatggtttgttaggataggacaatatttggccgagatacaactatttgaaaatctagaatctgagggtgcaaaaaaatctgaatagtggaaaaatcgcctttaaatttgtccaaattaagtttttggcaatgcatattactaatcaaaaattaagttttaatatatttacagtatgaaatttacaaaatatcttcatatatatatatatatatatatatatatatatatatatatatatatatatatatatatatatatataacatgatctttacttaatatcctaatgatttctggcataaaagaaaaatcaatcgttttgacccatacaatgtatttatggctattgctacaaatatatccttGGTACTTAAgagttttgtgttccagggtcacatataatcaaaTCAAGGTACACACCTAATTATAGTAAAGATTActtatgaataataaaataaatgagaaGTTCTGTGAGCATATATGTGCTTTAAgaaatgatttttaatattgGAAAATCTACACACTTTGAAATTTTATCTCTCACTCACtcttatctcttttttttctctttctgagGTAGAGTTTGAATTTAGATTAATTTCAGTCTGTTTAGAGTTAGACAGGGACACAGTTGTGCTGGATTTCACTCATTCTCATTCATTCCTTATTCACTGTGTATGTGGTGAGATTTGATTGACAGGTCTGGGGTGTTCAAATAAATATGGGCCTGCAGACTTCACACACCTCTACTGCAGTGATTGACAGCTCCAGAGCACTAACTGTTCTGTGCGCACGCACAGCCTGCTGGACTTAATGCCTGCGGCATTCAGTAGCCTGTTTGTTTCGAACTCTTCGGGGaccacacacagagacacacacaaacacacacacacatttacggTTGCCAGTTAAGGTGTTCGGCCAGTGTGTCGCCCAACTTTGAGTCTCTTTCATCATAtggccataaataaataaatatctctGCGCAGAGTCTATACCATTCTTTGCCTTGCGTTTGGAAATCAGCAACTGAATGAGATCTCCCTTTCCACATATGTTTCTCTCACTCTCCTTCCTTCTTCCCCAGCCATCGGGCGCACCCTGATCCCTCGTTACTTCAGTTCTCTCTTCGAAGGAGGAGTCTATGAGTTGTTTTTTGAGCTGAAACAAACAAAGGAGTCGTTCAACAACTCAACTATTACCGTCGACTCTCATCACTGTACTATGACAACACAACACGGCAAACCTACATTCACTAAGGTACTGCACAAGTCTGGCTCAGTGAGTCTTTGCTTCCTCATTTCCAGCACTAATGTATTCCTCATTGTGAATTCTGGGCTGgaactgcacaaaacaaaaaaggaaaatataacccccactctctccctctccctcctGCTCTTTCTCGGCTTcttcctcactctctctctctctcaccctccctccctccctctttctgcctctctctctctctctctctctcatccacAAAAActgcttctctttttttttatccTATAGCTTTATGCGCTAAAACTGTAAGATGATCTTGATGAAAACTCTGCTAGTTCTCTCATATATTGTCTTTGAGCAAGTGTATAAGCTTGCTTAAATTATTCGAATACTTTGTTCCCAAAGCTGTTGTGTTAGTAAGACCAACATAATGTGTGATTTTCTAAATGTCCTATGCAATATTCATATGGCACGCCATTACGATGCAGAATCTTTCAATTGTCAattagagagagagagttttGTCCAACTTTGCTTTTTAGTAAATGAACATTTGTGAATTAAATATCGATTTGGTAGACTGTATGTTGTAGCTAAGTTATACAGATACAGTtcccaagtgtgtgtgtgtgtgtgtgtgtgtgtgtgtgtgtgtatactggAGGCATTGATCAGAGCGTGTCTGCTGGGATTACATCCCTCCCGTTGCTATGCCAACCTCGCAGCTACCCTCCGTTCCCCCGGCAACAGAATGTTGGGGTTCAGAGTTCCACACAGAATCCTGCTTGTGTTGAAAATACTGCTTTAATGAGAGAACCATATAATTTGATTTGTTTCtaattaatgaaaaacaaaaaagtagtTAGAAGTAATGTTGTGCACTGGTCAAGTCAGTGTTATGATTTCAGGATACAAGATTATAAATTGTTCTTTGtgtgatgtttgttttattaaattctgAAAGTTGTAAAAATCTAATAAAAGACCTAAtgctctttcttttttctcaggTGTGTACAGAAGGTCGTCTAATTCTCGTGTTCACCTTTGATGACCTTATGAGAATCAAAACATGGCACTTCACCATCACACACTACAGTGAACTTATTCCTCGCAGTGTCTTGGCTGTAAATGTGAGTTACTTTTTAGGTGAATCAAAAGATCTGCCTTAATATTTCTCGCTCAAAATGATATGCAACCTGGATGACCTTCTACATTGGCCAGAATTTGCTGCGTACACAGAGCACACTGTTTTGAATACTGTATAATGCGGTGTGCTAGATTTGACCTTTGATTTTCATTGCAGCAAATAAAGCAGAAGTAGTATGAGCAGTCTTAACAGCTCTGTCTTGactattcaaattaaaaaaacatttacaatttaaatgaacTGCCAATAGTCCAAAACGACAGTTTAACACCAAATTGGACTTAAAATTCAAGAATTTCGAGATGATAAAGTAAACACCActtttttgtttactttaaagATTTTTATGTTTACTGTTCTaagatttggggtcagtaagatttcttAATAGTTTGgtcaaaaacacaatgaaaacattgtattgtgaaatattattgcaatttattttatcatcaatgttgaaaaccattgtgcttattatcatttttgtgtaaactatggCATTTTAGTGTTCATTTCTAATAATAGAAAGCTAAAGAacagcattattattattcatttttatttatttttgctacataaggtttttactgtcacttttggggggaaaaaagaaagaaagtaagaaagacaatctccctgaccccaaacttttgaatggtagtgcactACTACAAAAAAATGTGTCCAGTTTTATATTGTAAGATATGCAGTACTATTTGTTTTTTATTCCTAACACAGATCTTATGCTTATGACTTTTGATTTGATTATACCTCCAAGCATCCAACCTTTATTTTTCTAcatttttaatctaattttacTGTAAATGGGATTAGAAATATACATTTACtgttatttgtattgtattttcaaATATACagtacaagtcaaaagtttatgaacagaagtctcttctgctcactaagcttggatttattttatccaaaatacagcaaaagcagtaatattgtgaaatatttgtactatttaaaataactgttttctatttgaatatacttatatattttaatataattatattaatataaaatatattttaaaatgtaatttattcctgtgatcaaagctaaattttcagcatcattactccagtcttcagtgtcacatgatccttcagaaatcattctaatatgctaattttcagctttttttgtttgttttttgggaaagaaattatagaaattaatacttttatttagcaagtatgctttaaatttattaaaagtgatgataaagacattttaatgttacaaaagatttccattttagataaatgctgttcttttaaactttctattcatcagagaaacctaaaacaattctactcagctatgaaggatcatgtgactggagtaatgatgctaaaaattcagctttgaaatcgtgaataaattacattttaaaatctattcaaatagaaagccattattttaaatagtaaaaatattttaaaattttactggttttgctgtactttggaccaaataaatgcaggcttggtaagcagaagagacttctttaaaaacaaaattgttttaaaaaaaataataaatcttcAAATCGGAGGTAATTTGGCAAAAATGTAGCAACAGTTTGAAATGTTTATTGTTGCATGTTGAACACTGTTTCACATGCTATTTTTGAAGACAATATGGAGTATGCAGTATTCGAAGTAGTATCTCAAATAGCAAATCAAATAGTGAAGAAGCTGTAACTTAAAGCAGAGTATGATGCTAGCAATTCCAAGGTCATGGGATTGATTTTCAGTGTGTATGTTAATGATTCATTTTATGCCTTGAGTGCGATTCGATTAAAAAAGTGTCTGTCAAATTATTTGCTAAAAATATCAAATACCTTGTGTGTAAATTAGGTTCCCTTCTCTTGGTGTTAGTAATTTTTCATGTGACTCATACTCTCAGTAATTGTTAACATGAGTAAAACACTGTCCTTACTATTTCTAACACTATGTCTGGTGAATATTATTCTCACAAGTCAGTTTCTCTTCACATGAGCCTTGAATCGCTTATACGTGTGGAGCATTACTGCATCACAGTgaattttttagcttttttagtCCACACTGTTGATGAACAATTTACATGTGTAACATTTACAATACTATTTTAAGCTTTACATTGCTTAAATTCCAAATAATCAAAAAACGAATGTGCTATATtctaaataatacaatttacaCTTATCTGGGTTATGTTCACCATAGATTTGGCATGTTGGCAAACTCAGGTATTTTCAGAGACATTCACAGGTAGTTGGTTATGGTACAACAAAATGCATTTCAGCCCTTTTTTTATCAATCAAGGTGAAAGCATCCAAACCTTTTAGCTAAGCTGTCAGGATGTTGCTATGGAAACATATCCTGTAATGAATTAGAGCTCTATCTGGATGGAGCACAAAATAAGAGAGAGAATAAATGGACTTGTGtctccatgtgtgtgtgtgtgtgtgtgtgtgtgtctttgtcaGGCACAAGACCCTGGAGCTCTGGAACAACTGTCCAAAAACATCAGTCGAGTGGGACTTACCAACCTCACGCTGAACTACCTCAGAGTACGTTACAGTCACATATACACACTTATAAACACAACCACGGATGGTCATTTAAACGTGTTAAACTGCTAAGTGAAAAGATTCAATTGTTTGTGTGCAGTTGTGTGTGATTCTAGAGCCGATGCAGGAGCTCATGTCTAGGCATAAGACATATGGACTGAGTCCCAGAGACTGCCTGAAAACCTGCCTCTTTCACCAGTGGCAAAGGATGACAACACCAccaggtctctctctctctctctcacacacacacacacacacacacacacacacacacacacacacacacacacacacacacagacacacacacacacacacacacacacacacacacacacacacacacacacacacacacacacacacacacacacacacacacacacacacacacacacaattccaATAGCCacaatggtttttatactgtacaaactgtacactGTATACTCTAGCCTAAACCTATTCCTCACAAAAAACTTTCTGCAtttgtagatttaaaaaaaaaaaacgttattctttattatttataAGCTTCTTTTCTTCATGGGAACTATAAAATGTTCCCACAAGATCAAAAATGACTGGCATTATTATCCTCATAATGTAgaaaataccaggtacacacacaagCCTCACTCCCCTCAGAGTTATTTTTTACACAGAGACACcattatgttttttattaatattttgaatttatttgtcATATTTGTAGTTTTCATTGCAATTTTAGTTACGTTTTTAGTCATCTTGTTCAGTGTTTTGTCACTTTTAGTATTATTTTGTACCAAAATTTCAAGTCACTGAACTGTTTTGGTTTCAGTTAATTATAACACTAGCCTCCTACATTCTT
This region includes:
- the ldb2b gene encoding LIM domain-binding protein 2b gives rise to the protein MEQEAAKRMWTRSVSCHQVRYTEMLSDGDSAAFKEVVALNPYPGHEIDCDILWWDAFCTEFFEEDATLTLSFCLEEGPKTYTIGRTLIPRYFSSLFEGGVYELFFELKQTKESFNNSTITVDSHHCTMTTQHGKPTFTKVCTEGRLILVFTFDDLMRIKTWHFTITHYSELIPRSVLAVNAQDPGALEQLSKNISRVGLTNLTLNYLRLCVILEPMQELMSRHKTYGLSPRDCLKTCLFHQWQRMTTPPVGPSPNFKTEIFPSNSKKTEPAKPATKRRRRRNSAGSASNNSTGNSKKRSPANNFSLPSQDVMVVGEPSLMGGELGDVDERLITRLENEQYDPVNGLHDDGLHDYTNSPTLGNGSSWNGQHPSNQDSKPDTMATQQLE